The Halomonas sp. THAF5a genome segment TGCAGGGGCTCGTCGGGGCTGACGGTGCGGAAGTCCTGGGTCATCAGCTCGCGGATGTGGTCCTTGCCCTGGGTGGCGGCCTGCTCGAGGGCATCGACCTCGACCAGGCCCAGCAGGGTGCGGTCGCGTCCGGTCACGTAGATCGAGTCCAGGCCGTGCTCGCTCATCTTGCGCAGCGTGGTGCGCGGGCCGTCATCCTCGCGGGCGGTGGCCCGCACCGGGCGCATGGCGTGCTCGGCGGTGAGGATCTTCGACATGTCGACGCCCTCGATGAAGCGCTCGACGTACTCGTCGGCTGGGTTGGTGAGGATCTCCTCGGGCGTGCCGATCTGCACGATCTCGCCATCCTTGAGCAGGATGATGCGGTCGCCGATGTTGAGCGCCTCGTCCAGGTCGTGGGTGATGAACACCGTGGTCTTCTGCATGCGGTGCTGCAGCTCGAGCAGCTCCTGCTGCATGTCGCCGCGGATCAGCGGGTCCAGGGCCGAGAAGGCCTCGTCCATCAGCAGCACGGTGGAGTCGTTGGCCAGCGCCCGGGCGAGACCCACGCGCTGCTGCATGCCGCCGGACAGCTGGCTCGGGTAGGCGTCTTCCCAGCCCTCGAGGCCCACCTGCTTGAGCGCCTTCTTGGCGGTGTCGGTGCGTTCGGCGGCCTCCACGCCACGGATCTCGAGGCCGAACTCGGCGTTCTGCTGGACCGTGCGATGCGGGAAGAGGGCGAAGTTCTGGAACACCATGGAGAAGTGCCGGCGACGACACTCGAGCAGTGCCTTGTCCTCCAGCTGGGGGATGTCCTCACCGTCGATGATGATCTCGCCCTCGGTGGGCTCGATCAGGCGGTTGAGGCAGCGAATCAGGGTCGACTTGCCGGACCCGGACAGCCCCATGATCACCAGGAGTTCACCCTCGTAGACATCGAAGTCGATGTTGGACAGGCCCAGCGTCTGACCGGTCTTGTCGAGGATCTCGGGACGCTTGAGTCCCTGGTCGCGCAGTTCGAGGGCCTTCTTGGGCTGGTTGCCGAAGACCTTGCTCAGGTTGCGCACCCGAATCTTGACGTTTCGATTCTCGTTCATTGGCTCTGCCTTTTGTCGGCTCCCGCCGGACGGCGGGGTAGGCCGAAGGGTCGAGTGAAGTGACGCAAAATTAAGACGTAACTGTGCCATACGGTACCGTTGACCGCGGCATCAGGTGACGAAGAGGTGCGATCTACCCTAGCGGTATTTGAATGGCCATTCAAATATAACCCCGTGTAAGGCTAAGCGAAATTAGCCTTTGAGGGCCCGAACAGGGTGGGCAGGAGCCTCAAACCTTAGCAAAAAAAGTGCCCGGATGTGCCCGGCGGGAGGGCGACTTTCGTCGAATGCGCGTCCCACGAGACGACACGGCGCCGGGGGGAAAGGCCCGGGCGGCGGCGCCTGGACGGAGGCGTGGCGATATCACTCGTCGGGTTCCGGCCGCAGCCGGAAGAGGCCGCCGTCGGCGCTGTCGCTCAGCAGCAACAGGCTGCCGTCGGCGGCCAGCCGGACATCGCGGATGCGGCCGATCTCGCCCTCCAGGATCACCTCGCGCTCGACCACGTGATCGCCCGCCAGCGCGAGGCGCACCAGGCGTTCGCTGCGCAGCCCCCCGGCCAGCAGGTCGCCGCGCCAGGCGGGGAAGGCATCGCCCGTGACCTCGGCCAGTCCCGAGGGGGCGAAGCGGCCGGCGAAGACGTGAACGGGGTCGCGCATGCCCGGCGCGCTGTCGCGTCCGATGGGCTGGTTGGTCACGTAGTCGTTGCCGCGGCTGACCTCGGGCCAGCCGTAGTTCTCGCCCGCCACCAGGCGGTTGAGCTCGTCGCCGGTGCGTGGGCCATGCTCGGTGCTCCAGGCGGTGCCGTCCGCCGTCACGGTCAGCCCCTGGGGGTTGCGGTGGCCCAGGGTGAAGATCTCGTCGAGCACCGCCGCATCGTCGACGAAGGGGTTGTCCGCCGGCACGCCGCCGTCCTCGGTGAGGCGCACGACGCTGCCGGTGTGATCGCCGCCGTCCTGGGCGCGTGGCGGGCGGCCGCGCTCGCCGATGCTCATCAGCAGGGTGCCGTCCGGGCGCCAGGCCAGCCGCGAGCCGAAGTGGTGACGGGTCGGCGCGAAGCGGTTCTGGACGAAGAGCGTCTCCAGGTCGACCAGGGCATCGCCCTCGAGGCGCCCGCGGGAGAGGGCGGTGGCATAGCCGTCGGGCCCCGCCCGGCTCCCGGTGAGATAGACCCAGTCCTGGCCGGTCCCTTTGCCAAAGCCCGGGTGCAGGACGACATCCAAGAGCCCGCCCTGGCGTCCGGCGGCGACGTCGGGCACCCCGGCGAGCCGCGTCATGCGGCCGTTCGGGGCGAGGCGCACGAGCCGCCCCGGGCGCTCGGTGACGAGCCAGCCGCCGCCCGGCAGCTCCGCCACCGCCCAGGGGTGCTCGAGCCCCGAGGCGATGCGCTCCAGGCGCAGCGCCTGGTGCTCGGTCACCAGGCTCTCGGCGATCACCTCCGCGGCGAGCGCCGGCCCGGTGAGGGCGAGTCCGGTGATCCAGGCGCCCGCGAGGCGCAGGACGGCGGCAAGCGAGGGGCGAAAGCGCGGCATGCGGGGGCTCCTGGGCGACGGTCATCGGGCGGGGTTTGGTGGGCGTGCGCCTCGCTGCCTCGCGGCCGTCGTGATGCGGCCACGGAGCCTGAGGGTGCGGCAGCCGGGAACGGCGCCGGGAAATAACGGCCCTGTGGCGTGGCCAGGCATGGCGCGACGGACAGGGCCAAGGATCGAAACGCCCGCCTCGTGAGGATAGGTCGGCGGGGGGCGGAAGAGCCAGGACGGATCAGGCCGCCGTCGTCGGCGCGCGCCAGGCCGCGGGCGCCGCGCGGCGCAGGGTATCGAGCAGGGCGGCGACCCGCCGCGGCTGGTGGCCGTAGGCCGAGAGCAGGGAGACCGGCAGCGGCGCCGCCTGCCACTCGGGCAGGCAGGGCACCAGCTCGCCGGGGTGGTGGGCCTCGCGCTGCTCGACCAGCCAGTGGGGCAGCAGGCCGATGCCCCGCCCGCGGGCGATGGCGTCGACATGCAGCAGCGTGAGATCGACGTCCAGCCGCGAGCGCGGCGGGCGAAAGTGCACGCTGCCCTGCGCGGCGTGATGGAGCCATAGCCCCCGGCGGCTGTGGCCGAGCAGGTCGATCCAGGCGTGTTCGGCCAGTGCCCGGGGGTGCGACGGCACGCCGTGGCGGTCGAGGTAGTCCGGGTGGGCGTAGAGCCCGCGCGTCAGCTGCCCGAGCGACTCCGTCCTGAGTTCCGTGGGCGGCACGGGGCCGAGCCAGACGTGCAGGCGGTGGCTGTCGGGGATTCGGGGCGCGACCTCCCGGGCGTGCAGGGAGAGCTCCACGTCGGGATGGCGCGCCAGGAAGGCGTCGATGACCGGCGCCAGCCAGCAGCGGGCCAGGGCGCCATGGACCTCCAGGGTGAGGTGGCCGCTGATCGTCTCGGAGAGTTCGGCCAGGGCCTCGCGGCTGCGGCTGGCCAGGGCCAGCATGTCGCGGCAGTAGTCATGGAACAGCAGCCCCGCCTCGGTGGGAATCAGCCGGTTGGCCTGACGACGCAGCAGCGGCTGGCCCAGGCGCGACTCCAGCTGGCTGATGCGTCGGCTCAGGGTCGACTTGGCCAGGTCCAGCTCGCGGGCACTGAGGGTCAGGCTGCCCGTCGCCATGACGGCGTCGAAGGCCGTCAGTTCGTTGAAGTCGTGCATGCTCGGGCCCTGGAACGGAGCGTGCCGCGGCGGCCGCTCCGGCGTGATGGGGAGATGGAGTAAGAATGAAAACGTTTATCTTATGATATTGAATCTCGTTAGTGAAGGGGCCCGGCGATGCCGGGCCCCGCGAGCGGGCCTATCCGTCACGGCGACGCCGGCTCAGAACGCGTAGCGGGCGGAGAGCCACAGCCGGCGCCCCTCCTCGCTGTTGGCGTAGGCGTTGCCGTACTCGTTGCCATTGTCGTAGGCGCGGTAGTCGACGAAGTCCTTGTCGAGCAGGTTGTAGACGGTGGCGCTGAGGGTCACGCCGTTCGGCAGCGCATAGCTGCCGCCCAGGTGGAAGAGCGCGTAGGCCTCGAAGTCGCCCAGGTCGGCGAAGGAGGGGGCACCGCGAACCCGCTCGCGGGCGCGGTAGCGCTCGCTGCGATACTCGCCGGAGAGCCAGGTGCTGAGTCGCTCACTGGCCTGCCAGCGCAGGGTGGCATTGACGGCGTGTTCCGGCGTGTCGGTCAGCGGCTCGCCCGCCTCGTCGCCGCTCTTCTGCTCGCTGTCGGTGTAGGTGTAGTTGGCGTTCAGGTGCCAGGCCGGGGCGAGCCGCAGGCGGGTCGAGAGCTCGAGGCCCCGGGTCTCGGCCTCGTCGACGTTGATCTCCTGGGCATAGACCCCGTCCGGGATCCGCGGGTCGCCGCTGACGGCGATGTCCGGCCCGGCGGCGATCTTGTCGTCGAAGCGGGTATGGAAGAGGGTGGCGCTGGCCATGAAGCCGTCGCCGTCGTCGAACTGGGCGGAGAGCTCGCTGCTGGTGCTGGTCTCCGGCTCGAGGTCGGGGTTGCCGATGGTCAGCACCGTGCCCTGGCCGGTCACGCCATTGATGCCGGCGTGCAGGGCGTTGAGGGTGGGCGTCTTGTAGCCGCGGCTGACGCCGCCCTTGAGCGTCCACTGGGGTGTGGCGCTCCACACCAGGTAGCCGCGGGGGCTGAACTGGCTGCCGAAGGCATCGTGATGATCGTAGCGCCCGCCCAGGGTCAGCGCCCAGTCGTCGGCGAGCCACCATTCGTCCTCGGCGAACAGCGCCCAGGTGGTCTGCGTGAACGCCTCGGTGGCCAGGCCGTCGGTCAGTTCGGCGTCCATCCACTGGCCGCCGACGGTGGTGACGTGATCGCCCAGCGGCATCACGAACTTGCTGTCGAGCACGGTGTGGGTGGTCTCGAGCTCGCGGGCGTCGCCGCCGACGATCTCCGGGAAGGCCGCGTAGGGCACGCCGACGGCGCCGGGGATGGTGCGCCCCACGGTCTCGGTGGTGTTGCGCATCAGGCTCGATTCCAGGGTGCCGGCGGCGAAGCGTCCGGTATGGCCGATGGCCAGCTGCTCGCGCTCGAAGCGCAGCTCGTCGGCGTAGCCCTTGGCCTGGCCGGGATCGGGCTCGCAGCTCCGGGTGCGGCCATCCAGGGTGCCGAGCTGGCAGTCGTCGTTGGTGTACGCCTGGCGGCTGGCCTCGGCGTCGAGCCACAGGTCGTGATCCTCGGTCGGGGTCAGGCTGAGTCGGCCGCCCAGGCTGTAGACGTCCCCCTCCACCGGGCTCGGGCCGCGCTGGCTGACCGGCACCTCGGTGCCATCCGCCTCCGTGTAGGTCAGGCGTGAGGCGTCACGCTCGAAGAGGCGCCCGCGGACCTGCAGGCCCAGGGTGTCCTCGACCAGCGGACCGCTGGCATAGAGGCTGGTGGCGCGGCTGTCGCCGTAGGCGTCATGCTCGTTGAGCGTGGTCTCCGCCTCGACCGTGCCGCTCCATTCGCGGCCGACCCGTCGGGTGATGATGTTGATCACGCCGCCCATGGCGTCGGAGCCGTAGAGGGTCGACATCGGCCCGCGGATGACCTCGATGCGCTCGATGCTCGACACCGGCGGAAAGAAGCTGGTGGCCGTCTCGCTGAAGCCGTTGGGGGTGACGCTGCCGGCGGTGTTCTGGCGACGGCCGTCGATCAGTATCAGGGTGTAGTCGCTGGGCAGGCCGCGAATGCGGATGTTGCGACCGCCGGTCTTGCCGACCTGGCCGCCCACGTCGACCCCCTCCACCCCGCGCAGCGCGTCGGCGAGGCTCGTCACGCGCTTCTGTTCCAGCTCCTCGCGGGAGATCACCGAGATGCTGGCCGGCGCCTCGCTCATGGCCTGCTCGAAGCCGGCGGCGGTGACCACGATGTCGTCGAGGTGGGCGCTCTCCTCGGCCAGGGCCGGCAGGGCGGTGGTGGCGGCGGCCAGTGCCACGGCGCGGGACAGGGCGTGGGGGGCGAGAGAGGACATGGGACTCCTTGAATGATAGTGATTATCAATGGCAAGGAATTCTAAAGAAGAATGATCCTCATTTGATGCGAACTCTCCCGAAACATCACGTTGCGCATGGCGCAACGGCGCGCGAGGTGACTGGGTGATGGTGCAGGGGTGATGACGAAGGGGGGGATGGCGAAGAGGGTGATGGCGGAGACGGAGGGCGGGCGACGGAGGAGTCTCGCCTGGGGGTTACGCCCGAGGGACAACGACGCGACAGGCCCGGTCGATGGCCGGGCCTGTCGAATCACCAAGGGGCGCGAAGGCGCTACTGGTTGGCGGCGTCCTGGGTCTTCTCGCCGACGTTCTCCAGCGCCTTGCCGATGCGATCCAGGGCGCGCGAGGCGCCTTCCTGGGTGCTTTCCCAGGCGCTGGCGGCGCCCTCCTTGGTCCGCTCCCAGGCCTGCTGGGCGCCCTGGCGGGCGTCCTGCCACCAGTCGTTGGTGTAGGCCGGCTGCTCGGCGAGCTGCGCCTCGTTCAGGTCGACGTTCACCCGGTACTCGATCGCCTCGAGGTCGTGTCCGTTCTGGGTCTCGACGGTGAACTTGCCGGCCTCGATGACGAACTGCTGGTTCCCCTTGAGGTCCAGCAGACTGCCGGTGTCGATGACCAGGGCCCGCACCGTCATGTCGTTGTCGAGCAGGATATCCTCGACCTCGCCGACCTGGGCGCTGCTGCCGGTGGCGTAGACGTCGGCATCGAGCAGCTCATCGGTGGAGTAGAGGCCCTGGGGAGCGGCCGAGGCGGCGCCGGAGACGGCCAGGCCGCCGGCCAGCAGGGCGCCCAGGGTGGCGCGATGGATGGCGCGGTTCAGGGGCTTTCCATGGATCATGCGGTCTCTCCTTGTTCAACGTCGTGAAGCGTCGTCGGTCGCGCGGCGTGCCGAGACGCCGTGCCTCTTTGTCACGGGGGAGGCCGCCCGGGTTCACTCGGGCGCGGTAACGGACTGTTACGGCGTGCGCCCTATCGCGGCGCGCCCTGGCCCATTAGGGTGATCGGCACATCCCACGAGAGGAGGCCTCCTCATGGTCAAGGCGAGCATCCGCCAGCAGGGCACCATCCACTGCTTTCCCGCGGGCCTGCGGGACGCGAAGGGCCGGCTCGTGAACGCCGAGGTCTCGGCGGTGGCCTACGACGGCAAGCGGCTGCTGATGGCCAGCGACAAGCCGATTCCCGGCGAGGCGCGCTCCGCCTGCTTCGCCCTGCCGATCGACGACCAGGGCCCCGACGACACCCGCCTCGACTACTTCACCCAGCCGCTGATCAAGCGGGCCGAGAAGTATGAGGACTTCGCCCTCACCGCCGACGGCCGCCACGTGCTGGCCACCACCGGCTTCGACCGCATCGACGACGAGAGCCACGCGCTCAACGACTACAACCATCTGCTGATCTGGCCGCTGGGCGAGCCGGACCGGGTGCAGGTGGTGGATCCCGATCCCCGCGACGGCGTGGAGGGATCGCTGGAGCTGCGCGGCAAGCTCGGCGGCGCCATCGGCTTCTCCTACTACAAGATCGAGGGACTCGCGGCGATCCCCGGCGAACGCGGCGACGGCCTGCTGCTGTTCGGCATCCGCGAGCAGGGCAACGCCCATGACGACTTCGCCTACGTCAGCCGGGTGATTGGCGCGCACTACCGGATCAGCGAGCGCGGCAACCTCGAGTTCCTCGACGAGATGCGCGAATACTTCGCCTTCGATCCCGATCGCCACGAGGGCGTACGCTTCGCGTGCGGGCTCTCGAGCCTCGAGTATGACCCCTACCACGCCCGGCTCTACCTGCTGACCAGCTTCGAGACCGAGCAGGACGGGGCAGAGCAGATCGGCGGCTACCTGTGGGAGCTGAGCCTCGAGGAGTTCCGTGCCGGCGAACCCCCGCGGCTGGTGACCACCCCGGAGGGCGACCCGCTGGAGTTCGAACACAAGGCCGAGGGGCTGGCCGTGCTCGACCACGACCGCCTGTTCGTCGCCTACGACAACGACCGCCACATGGGGCTCGGCAGCGTGGACGAGCGCGACGAACGCCACGCCTGCGAGGCGCCCTATACCATCCTGAACGTGGTCGGCGGCTGATCCGTTCCCAAATGCGCTGCGCCGAGGGTGGTATCGCCCTCGGCGCTGGCCTCGCCCATCGGCTTTCGCTATCATACGGCGGCGCCGTTCGGCGTTTCCGGAAAGGGCCTATAGCTCAGTTGGTTAGAGCAGGGGACTCATAATCCCTTGGTCGCAGGTTCGAGCCCTGCTGGGCCCACCAGTTCTATCCTCGAGTTTCCATCTCCAAGTACGGCCCGCCAGAAGCGTATCTGACGGCTGTCATCACGTTCAGTGAACGCCGATGCAGTGGCCGCTCACGATGCCCTCTCTCACTCATGCCCGTGACGCCTCGTGGTATCACTGGCGGTCTTCGCCCTCGGCCGGCATGCGCATGGCTGGCATTTTCGCGGCAATGAGGCACGATATGCGCATACAGGGTTCGCCTGCGCGGAGCGCAGGGTGAACCGAGGCCGGAGGCCCGTTCTGTGTCGGGTGCCGGTTCGTCGCTCCGTGGCCAGCTCGTCTACGCCGCGGTCAGAGGGAGGGGGTCATGCATAGCAAGGACGACGGTGATCGAGTCGATGGCATGCTGTGTCGAATGACGCATCAGGCGCTGCTGCTGCTGGATGAGGCGGGATGCGTCCTGCAGGGCAGCCAGGCGGCCTGGGCGCTGATCGGCGTGACCGAGGCCAATGCCCGGGGCCGACGTCTCGCGGAAGTCCTGCCACGCCGCGATGTCGAGTCGGCGGACGACGATGACGAGTGCCTCGACGCGGCCAGGCGGCGGGTCGGGGAGGTGAGCGACCGTCGGCTGCGGTGCCACCGCGATGACCGCCGCTTCTGGTTGGACATGCGCGTCGAGTACCTGCCGCCGGGAGGCGGGAGCCCCGGGGGCTTCGCGATCACCCTGGCGGACGTGACCGATCGCCTCGAGGCCGAGGAGCAGCTGCAGGACAGCCTGCGCATGCTGCACGATGCCGAGCAGACGGCGGGCCTCGGGCATTGGCGAATGGACCTGTCCTCCGAGACGATCACCTGGTCCCCGGGGGTCTACCATATCCACGGTTTCGATCCGCAGCAGGCGGTGGAGCTCCAGGACGCCATCGGTTCCTACATTGCCGAGGACAGGCCCCATATCGAGCAGCTGATCGCGGACGCCATCGCGAGACAGCAGGGCTTCGCCTTTCGCGCCTCGCTGCGTCGTCCCGATGGCACGCTGCGCATGGTGGACGTCAAGGGCAGTGTCGAGACCGACGATCAGGGGCATGCCGTGGCGCTCTTCGGGGTCATCCACGATCGTACCGCCGAGAACCTGGCCACCCGCCAGCTGATCGCCGCGCGTGATGAGGCGGTCAGGGCCGCCGAGGCCAACATGATGCTGTTGGCCACCATGAGTCACGAGATCCGCACCCCGCTCAGCGGGATCATCGGCATGATCGACGCCCAGCTGGCGGGCGATCGTGACGAGGACCGGGAGCAGTCGCTGCGGGCCATGCAGGCGGCCTCGCGCAGCCTGATGGTCTCGCTGAACGACGTGCTGGACCACGCCAAGATGGAGAGTGGTCATTTCGAGCTCGACAACACGGCCTTCGACATGGCCGAGGTGCTGCACGCCACGGCCGACCTGTTCCAGGCCAGTGCCCAGGACAAGCGGCTGGTGCTGCAGCGCGAGGTCCACGGCCCCATCGGCGTCATCGGCGACCCCGCCAGGCTGCAGCAGATCGTGTCGAACTTCCTCAGCAATGCCATCAAGTTCACGACGCGCGGCTCGGTGCGACTGTCGGTCAGGGAGGAGGGCGATGATCGGCTGCTGATCGAGGTCATCGACACCGGGATCGGCGTCGCTCCCTCGGTGCAGGAGGCGCTGTTCACCCCCTTTCATCAGGCCGACCGCTCCATCGCCGGGCGTTTCGGTGGCACGGGGCTGGGGCTCTCCATCTGCCGCCTGCTGGCGGAAGCCATGGGCGGCACCGTGGGCGTCGAGAGTCAGGTCGGGGTCGGCAGCCGCTTCTGGCTGCGCGTCACGCTGCCCCGGGCCAGGATCTCCCAGGAGGCGCAGCCGGACTTCTC includes the following:
- a CDS encoding PRC-barrel domain-containing protein, translated to MIHGKPLNRAIHRATLGALLAGGLAVSGAASAAPQGLYSTDELLDADVYATGSSAQVGEVEDILLDNDMTVRALVIDTGSLLDLKGNQQFVIEAGKFTVETQNGHDLEAIEYRVNVDLNEAQLAEQPAYTNDWWQDARQGAQQAWERTKEGAASAWESTQEGASRALDRIGKALENVGEKTQDAANQ
- a CDS encoding glycine betaine/L-proline ABC transporter ATP-binding protein, which produces MNENRNVKIRVRNLSKVFGNQPKKALELRDQGLKRPEILDKTGQTLGLSNIDFDVYEGELLVIMGLSGSGKSTLIRCLNRLIEPTEGEIIIDGEDIPQLEDKALLECRRRHFSMVFQNFALFPHRTVQQNAEFGLEIRGVEAAERTDTAKKALKQVGLEGWEDAYPSQLSGGMQQRVGLARALANDSTVLLMDEAFSALDPLIRGDMQQELLELQHRMQKTTVFITHDLDEALNIGDRIILLKDGEIVQIGTPEEILTNPADEYVERFIEGVDMSKILTAEHAMRPVRATAREDDGPRTTLRKMSEHGLDSIYVTGRDRTLLGLVEVDALEQAATQGKDHIRELMTQDFRTVSPDEPLHNLFAMFSEKSFPIAVVDADKRLKGVVVKGAVLDELAQAGDK
- a CDS encoding hybrid sensor histidine kinase/response regulator — translated: MHSKDDGDRVDGMLCRMTHQALLLLDEAGCVLQGSQAAWALIGVTEANARGRRLAEVLPRRDVESADDDDECLDAARRRVGEVSDRRLRCHRDDRRFWLDMRVEYLPPGGGSPGGFAITLADVTDRLEAEEQLQDSLRMLHDAEQTAGLGHWRMDLSSETITWSPGVYHIHGFDPQQAVELQDAIGSYIAEDRPHIEQLIADAIARQQGFAFRASLRRPDGTLRMVDVKGSVETDDQGHAVALFGVIHDRTAENLATRQLIAARDEAVRAAEANMMLLATMSHEIRTPLSGIIGMIDAQLAGDRDEDREQSLRAMQAASRSLMVSLNDVLDHAKMESGHFELDNTAFDMAEVLHATADLFQASAQDKRLVLQREVHGPIGVIGDPARLQQIVSNFLSNAIKFTTRGSVRLSVREEGDDRLLIEVIDTGIGVAPSVQEALFTPFHQADRSIAGRFGGTGLGLSICRLLAEAMGGTVGVESQVGVGSRFWLRVTLPRARISQEAQPDFSRAEVLPRVAGRPPHVLVVDDAETNRLIAEGCLRAIGATCEEACSGLEALEKLCASSFDAVLLDNSMPLVDGATCLRLIRQLPTPLAHLPVLGYTAGREADNATGLDASVLDGTLGKPLDRDRLLDLLAPLLERWARDRCSAEAPLSPEAAAAAERCLDALIPALGEKETAPAHRALAALRGLGQSSHGGALQQLAAFVEECLAELDAALAQALLMAVRQRLVRLQGREDGARGGGVA
- a CDS encoding PQQ-dependent sugar dehydrogenase; the encoded protein is MPRFRPSLAAVLRLAGAWITGLALTGPALAAEVIAESLVTEHQALRLERIASGLEHPWAVAELPGGGWLVTERPGRLVRLAPNGRMTRLAGVPDVAAGRQGGLLDVVLHPGFGKGTGQDWVYLTGSRAGPDGYATALSRGRLEGDALVDLETLFVQNRFAPTRHHFGSRLAWRPDGTLLMSIGERGRPPRAQDGGDHTGSVVRLTEDGGVPADNPFVDDAAVLDEIFTLGHRNPQGLTVTADGTAWSTEHGPRTGDELNRLVAGENYGWPEVSRGNDYVTNQPIGRDSAPGMRDPVHVFAGRFAPSGLAEVTGDAFPAWRGDLLAGGLRSERLVRLALAGDHVVEREVILEGEIGRIRDVRLAADGSLLLLSDSADGGLFRLRPEPDE
- a CDS encoding LysR family transcriptional regulator, translated to MHDFNELTAFDAVMATGSLTLSARELDLAKSTLSRRISQLESRLGQPLLRRQANRLIPTEAGLLFHDYCRDMLALASRSREALAELSETISGHLTLEVHGALARCWLAPVIDAFLARHPDVELSLHAREVAPRIPDSHRLHVWLGPVPPTELRTESLGQLTRGLYAHPDYLDRHGVPSHPRALAEHAWIDLLGHSRRGLWLHHAAQGSVHFRPPRSRLDVDLTLLHVDAIARGRGIGLLPHWLVEQREAHHPGELVPCLPEWQAAPLPVSLLSAYGHQPRRVAALLDTLRRAAPAAWRAPTTAA
- a CDS encoding TonB-dependent receptor, whose protein sequence is MSSLAPHALSRAVALAAATTALPALAEESAHLDDIVVTAAGFEQAMSEAPASISVISREELEQKRVTSLADALRGVEGVDVGGQVGKTGGRNIRIRGLPSDYTLILIDGRRQNTAGSVTPNGFSETATSFFPPVSSIERIEVIRGPMSTLYGSDAMGGVINIITRRVGREWSGTVEAETTLNEHDAYGDSRATSLYASGPLVEDTLGLQVRGRLFERDASRLTYTEADGTEVPVSQRGPSPVEGDVYSLGGRLSLTPTEDHDLWLDAEASRQAYTNDDCQLGTLDGRTRSCEPDPGQAKGYADELRFEREQLAIGHTGRFAAGTLESSLMRNTTETVGRTIPGAVGVPYAAFPEIVGGDARELETTHTVLDSKFVMPLGDHVTTVGGQWMDAELTDGLATEAFTQTTWALFAEDEWWLADDWALTLGGRYDHHDAFGSQFSPRGYLVWSATPQWTLKGGVSRGYKTPTLNALHAGINGVTGQGTVLTIGNPDLEPETSTSSELSAQFDDGDGFMASATLFHTRFDDKIAAGPDIAVSGDPRIPDGVYAQEINVDEAETRGLELSTRLRLAPAWHLNANYTYTDSEQKSGDEAGEPLTDTPEHAVNATLRWQASERLSTWLSGEYRSERYRARERVRGAPSFADLGDFEAYALFHLGGSYALPNGVTLSATVYNLLDKDFVDYRAYDNGNEYGNAYANSEEGRRLWLSARYAF